The Bacillus solimangrovi nucleotide sequence ACTTGTATGAATCAGGATTAAATTATGAACAAATTTCATCTCAACTTAATCTGCCTTATGATCAAATCAAATTAATATTAGAAAGTATGAATAAACGAGGGAGGTACTCATGAGTCGAAATACGATAAGAGCATTTGCATTTGGAATGATTACAGCAGCAACTATCCTTACAATCGTATATTTTGTAGATTCAAAACAACTTAGTCCTACTGCTGAATTAACAATTACTGAAGAGAATGTAAACGAGTATTTAACAGCAAATAACAAGGTTCAACTTACAAAAGAGGAATATGACATATTGTTAAAAACAAAGGAACAACTAGCAACACATGAACAACAGAATACAAACAATGAATTAATCACAGATAATGAGATTAAGGGGTCTGAAACTAAAGAAGAACAGGAGGATGTCTATTCGTTCACTTACATTATACACGAAGGTACGAGTAGTACGGAAGTATCGAAAATACTAGAAGAAAATAAAATTATTGATAACGCTGATGACTTCAATAAGTTTTTAATGAGAAATGGTTTAGCAGGCTCAATTCAAGTTGGTACATACGAAATCACTAAAGGAATGAGCTATGAAACAATCAGTGAGCTACTAACAAAGTAAATCTATATTTCAAGACCCGCCTTCCTAAGTTTACGACCTCAAGATGTTGGTTCTGAAACTAATGCAGAAAAAGAGCAGATGAACTAAATCTGCTCTTCTTTCATTAATCATTGATTCAAATCAAACCGAATTCCCTTTACAAGATAGACAACCTCTTCAGAGATATTTGTGGTATGATCAGCAATACGTTCAATATATCTCCCAACAAATAGCAATTGTGTAATTTGATTCATTTCATTTGGATATTGATTCGAATATTCCATGTAGCCAGGAATAATGTTGGCATATAAGTTATCAATTTCATCATCAACAGCTGCTACACTTCTAGCAATCATCACATCCTCTTCTATATATGCCTGTAAAGCTCGTGATAACATTGGTTTTACCTTCTCAATCATCATGTACAAAGGTTCTAAGGGAATATGATGGGGCTCCTTACCTATACGGATTGAAGCCTTTGCTATATTAACCGCAAGATCTGCAATACGTTCAACTTCTGCTGAAATTTTCAAAGCAGTTATAATTCGTCTAAGGTCAATAGCAACTGGAGATTGTCTAGCGATTAAAATTATCGCTAGATTATTAATCTCCTCCTCCAATTTGTCAGCTATAACATCGTCATTTATAACTTTAAGAGCAGTCTGGATGTCTTTATTTAATAGCGCATGTAAGGCTTTTTCAATAGCAATTTCTGCATTACTCCCTAACTCTAAAATCAATTCCTTTAGCGTCTTCAATTTTAAATCAAACTGCTCTCTTACTCTCAAATTAATCTTCCCCTTTAGACCTTTTAACCGAAACGGCCTGTAATGTAATCTTCTGTACGTTTGTCAGAAGGATTAGAGAAAAGACGATCTGTTTGATCAAATTCAACAATTTCACCATTTAAGAAAAATGCTGTTTTATCGGAAATACGTGCAGCTTGTTGCATATTGTGCGTTACGATAACAATACTATAGTCTTTCTTTAACTCTTGTACTAGTTCTTCAACTTTCAATGTTGAGATTGGATCTAGCGCTGATGTAGGTTCATCCATTAAAATCACGTCTGGTTCAATTGCTAAACAACGTGCAATACAAATACGTTGTTGCTGTCCACCTGATAAGCCATATGCATTTTCTGATAGTCTATCCTTCACTTCATCCCAAATCGCGGCGCCACGTAAGCTTTTTTCAACAATTTGATCTAAAATCTTTTTATCTCGAATTCCATGAATGCGAGGTCCATAAGCAATGTTATCGTATATCGATTTAGGAAATGGATTTGGTTTTTGAAAGACCATTCCAACCTTCGTACGCAACTCTTCAACTCGATATGATTTATCAAAGATATTTCTATCACGATAGAAAATTTCACCTGAAGTACGTACGACAGGTATCATTTCTACCATACGATTTAATGTTTTGATAAACGTTGATTTTCCACAACCTGATGGTCCGATAATTGCTGTAACTTGCTTCTCAGAAATTTCAATATCATTATTTATTAACGCTTGGTCATCCCCATACCATAAATTTAACCCTTTAACTGTGAATACATTTTCGACTTTGTCTGTATTTGTTTGCACATGTTCTTTTATTGCACTTGCCATTTTCATAATAAAAAGCCTCCCTCATCTAAATAACCCTTCTATTCAAACTCCCTAGAAATTGTCTATAAATAAAATTCAATATTCAAATTAGTCTTAATTCACTATATACACGTTCTTGATCATTCAAGCCCCTTCTAACAAAACACTTTAATAGCGCTTTTGGAATTTATTACGGATAAATACTGCAACTGAATTCATAATAATAAGCATCAATAAAAGCACGATGATTCCACCAGCCGCTACATAATGGAACTCTTCTTGCGGTCTACTCGTCCAGTTAAAAATTTGAATTGGCATAACCGTAAAACCACTTAAATAGTTTTCTGGTAAGTAAGCAACAAATGTTAACGCCCCAATCATAACAAGTGGAGCTGTTTCCCCAATTGCTCGAGATAAAGCTAAGATCGCTCCAGTTAATATACCAGGAATTGCAGCAGGTAAGACAACTTGACGAATTGTTTGCCATTTTGTTGCACCCATACCAAATGAAGCTTCACGCATTTCTCTTGGAACTGATCGAATCGCTTCTTGTGACGCAACTACAATAATTGGTAAGATTAACAAACTCATCGTTAAACCACCTGCTAATATACTTCTACCAAGACCGAAAGTACGTACAAAGATTGTTAAACCAAGCAATCCAAAAACAATCGATGGTACACCCGCTAAATTTTGAATGTTCGTTTGAATAAACGCAGTAAAACGAGATTTTTTTGCATATTCTTCAAGATAAAGGGCTGTTCCAACACCGAGAATAATTGAAACAGGCGCAACAACAGACATCATCCACAAACTTCCAACTAAAGCAGCCTTTATTCCCGCCTTATCAGCATGACGTGATGCAAAGTTTGTGAAAAAAGATAAATCAATATAACCTAATCCTTGAGTCAATACCCGATAGATTAATGTAGCAAGTACTATTAAACCGAAAGAAGTTGCAGCTACAAAAATATATTTATATATACTATTTTTTGCTAATCGTTTTGTAGTGTTTGTTTTTACTGCTTGTTGATTAATGAGTTTCATAATTAGTATTCCTCCCTAAAGCGGCGAGAGATGTATTGTGCTAGCATGTTCATTACAAGCGTAAACACAAACAATGTCATTCCTACTGCATAAATACTATAATAGATCGTTGTACCATATCCCGCGTCACCTAAGCTTACTTGTACAA carries:
- a CDS encoding endolytic transglycosylase MltG, giving the protein MSRNTIRAFAFGMITAATILTIVYFVDSKQLSPTAELTITEENVNEYLTANNKVQLTKEEYDILLKTKEQLATHEQQNTNNELITDNEIKGSETKEEQEDVYSFTYIIHEGTSSTEVSKILEENKIIDNADDFNKFLMRNGLAGSIQVGTYEITKGMSYETISELLTK
- the phoU gene encoding phosphate signaling complex protein PhoU gives rise to the protein MRVREQFDLKLKTLKELILELGSNAEIAIEKALHALLNKDIQTALKVINDDVIADKLEEEINNLAIILIARQSPVAIDLRRIITALKISAEVERIADLAVNIAKASIRIGKEPHHIPLEPLYMMIEKVKPMLSRALQAYIEEDVMIARSVAAVDDEIDNLYANIIPGYMEYSNQYPNEMNQITQLLFVGRYIERIADHTTNISEEVVYLVKGIRFDLNQ
- the pstB gene encoding phosphate ABC transporter ATP-binding protein PstB, translating into MKMASAIKEHVQTNTDKVENVFTVKGLNLWYGDDQALINNDIEISEKQVTAIIGPSGCGKSTFIKTLNRMVEMIPVVRTSGEIFYRDRNIFDKSYRVEELRTKVGMVFQKPNPFPKSIYDNIAYGPRIHGIRDKKILDQIVEKSLRGAAIWDEVKDRLSENAYGLSGGQQQRICIARCLAIEPDVILMDEPTSALDPISTLKVEELVQELKKDYSIVIVTHNMQQAARISDKTAFFLNGEIVEFDQTDRLFSNPSDKRTEDYITGRFG
- the pstA gene encoding phosphate ABC transporter permease PstA encodes the protein MKLINQQAVKTNTTKRLAKNSIYKYIFVAATSFGLIVLATLIYRVLTQGLGYIDLSFFTNFASRHADKAGIKAALVGSLWMMSVVAPVSIILGVGTALYLEEYAKKSRFTAFIQTNIQNLAGVPSIVFGLLGLTIFVRTFGLGRSILAGGLTMSLLILPIIVVASQEAIRSVPREMREASFGMGATKWQTIRQVVLPAAIPGILTGAILALSRAIGETAPLVMIGALTFVAYLPENYLSGFTVMPIQIFNWTSRPQEEFHYVAAGGIIVLLLMLIIMNSVAVFIRNKFQKRY